A genomic window from Arthrobacter globiformis includes:
- a CDS encoding CBS domain-containing protein: MTTAREIMTGGAECVGENETLEQAARKMKDLDVGSLPICGADDRLKGMLTDRDIVIRCLADGGDPRTATAGEFGQGKPVTIGAEDSIEEAIKTMQDHKVRRLPVIDGHDLVGMLSQADIARNYPEDRVGELVAFISY; the protein is encoded by the coding sequence ATGACCACCGCACGCGAGATCATGACCGGCGGCGCTGAATGTGTGGGCGAAAACGAAACTCTGGAACAGGCTGCACGGAAAATGAAAGACCTGGACGTCGGATCCCTGCCGATCTGCGGGGCAGACGACCGGCTCAAGGGCATGCTGACCGACCGGGACATTGTCATCCGCTGCCTGGCCGACGGCGGAGACCCGCGCACCGCCACCGCCGGGGAGTTTGGCCAGGGCAAGCCGGTGACCATCGGCGCTGAGGACTCGATCGAAGAGGCGATCAAGACGATGCAGGACCATAAGGTGCGCCGGCTGCCGGTGATTGACGGGCACGACCTGGTGGGGATGCTCAGCCAGGCCGACATCGCCCGGAATTACCCCGAGGACCGCGTCGGGGAACTCGTCGCCTTCATCTCCTACTAA
- a CDS encoding DUF695 domain-containing protein, giving the protein MSIQRRNAAVQTRAISAFWRWWSAEGAGLLSGAITTGDYRDLPDTLDAMVKAIGPGLGWETGPGIRARHQFCVSGGGDPGLRVLAERWQRAAPPPTPMWEFAAARQHQPGMLAVTLEAAGKTINLGLARVSVTLDEERARANVSLHHPAFTRLTPGYRHQLSCLLLDWLLGEDNVQRWIGTINAAETEPPDSLPATALPEIIDALTTRHAHIGWTLEDAGTSSGPRTIIRALRPLRWIDHPLLDLHTALEVGYPQTRPDGLPDYDEAIDLHRIEEDLGAALGPRGLLVATQTSNGRRILHYYTDSEDQNGRDTIDRFARTRPQAEVTHTHDPGWTLISAFT; this is encoded by the coding sequence GTGAGCATTCAACGGCGGAACGCTGCGGTTCAGACGCGCGCCATTTCCGCGTTCTGGCGGTGGTGGTCAGCAGAAGGTGCCGGGCTCCTCAGTGGCGCAATCACGACAGGTGACTACCGGGACCTTCCGGACACGCTCGATGCCATGGTCAAGGCGATCGGCCCGGGGCTCGGCTGGGAGACCGGACCGGGCATCCGTGCACGGCACCAGTTCTGCGTCTCAGGCGGTGGGGACCCTGGACTGCGGGTCCTGGCCGAACGGTGGCAGCGGGCCGCTCCGCCGCCGACGCCGATGTGGGAATTCGCCGCAGCCAGACAGCACCAACCCGGCATGCTCGCCGTCACCCTCGAAGCTGCCGGAAAAACGATCAACCTTGGCCTGGCCCGGGTCTCAGTGACCCTGGATGAGGAACGGGCCCGCGCGAACGTTAGCCTCCACCACCCGGCCTTCACCCGGCTGACCCCCGGCTACCGGCACCAACTCTCCTGCCTGCTGCTGGACTGGCTGCTCGGAGAAGACAACGTCCAGCGATGGATCGGCACCATCAACGCCGCCGAAACCGAACCCCCGGACAGCCTCCCGGCAACAGCCCTTCCCGAGATCATCGACGCCTTGACCACCCGGCACGCGCACATCGGCTGGACACTGGAGGACGCCGGAACATCCTCGGGACCGCGCACGATCATCAGAGCCCTGCGCCCCCTCCGGTGGATCGACCACCCCCTGCTGGACCTGCACACAGCCCTCGAAGTCGGTTACCCGCAGACCCGCCCCGACGGGCTACCGGACTACGACGAAGCGATAGACCTGCATCGGATCGAAGAGGACCTGGGAGCAGCCCTCGGACCCCGGGGCCTGCTCGTCGCTACCCAAACATCAAATGGCCGGCGCATCCTGCACTACTACACCGACTCCGAAGACCAGAACGGCCGGGACACCATCGACCGCTTCGCCCGAACACGACCCCAGGCGGAAGTGACCCACACCCACGACCCCGGATGGACTCTGATCAGCGCATTCACTTGA
- a CDS encoding response regulator transcription factor — protein MGSRGLCLVIEDDRDIRGLLTLILTRVGFEVHAVANGVEGVAAAWEHHPVLVTVDLNLPDMDGLDVAGYIRKRSEAPLLFITARAEVDDEMAGMASGAAAYLTKPFRPRQLIEAVNRLCPAGPLTAHFQDQRS, from the coding sequence GTGGGTTCACGCGGGCTTTGCCTGGTCATCGAGGATGACCGGGATATTCGTGGTCTGCTGACGCTGATCCTGACGCGGGTTGGGTTTGAGGTTCATGCGGTCGCCAATGGTGTTGAGGGTGTCGCGGCGGCGTGGGAACACCATCCCGTCCTGGTGACGGTGGACCTGAATCTGCCGGACATGGACGGCCTGGACGTTGCCGGGTATATCCGGAAAAGGTCCGAGGCGCCCTTGCTGTTCATTACTGCCCGGGCAGAGGTTGACGACGAAATGGCCGGCATGGCCTCGGGAGCGGCGGCCTATCTGACTAAGCCCTTCCGCCCCCGGCAGCTCATCGAGGCAGTGAACCGGCTCTGCCCCGCAGGCCCCCTGACCGCCCATTTCCAGGATCAGCGCAGCTAG